Genomic segment of Pacificitalea manganoxidans:
GATGGGTGGCAAAGCTGTGGCGCATGGCGTGGGGCGTTGCGGTCGCGGGCAGGCCCAGTTGCATGCGCGCGTTTTCCATCACCTTGGCGATGGCGCGGGGGTTGAGCCGTCCGCCGCGTGTGCCCCGAAACAGCGGCTCATCGGCGGTCATCTCGAACGGGGCCAGCGCGACATAGGCGGCGACCGCATCGCGGGCCGGGCCGATCACCGGCACCACCCGTTCGCGCCCGCCCTTGCCGGTGATGCGCAGAACGTCGGGCAGGGGGGAGGCATCGCCGTTCAGGCCCAGTGCTTCGGAAATCCGCAGCCCGCAGCCGTATAGCACCGTCACCACCGCCGCGTCGCGGGCGCCGATCCAGCTGGTCTGAGACTGCACTTCGACCGTGTCGATCATCGCACGGGCGGCATCGCGCGCCAGCGGGCGGGGCAAGCGGCGTTGGAACCGGGGCGCGCGGGTGGTCAATACCGGCGTCGCGTCGAACCCGTCGCGGTCGGCAAGCCATGCGACAAACCCCTTTACCGCCGACAACTGCCGCGCAAGCGACCGCGCCTGCACGCCGCGCGCGCGCTCATGCGCCATCCATGCGCGCATGTCGCTGGTGCTGAGCCGACCCATCGCCGCCGGGCCAAGCCCTTCGCCCAGATGCCCGACGAGAAATGCGAGAAACCCCAGCAGATCGGCGCGGTAGGCGGTGACGGTGGCCTCGGCTGCGTTGTCGAGCGCACGGCGCTGGGTCAGCCAGCGGTCCAGCGCATCGCGCATGCCGGGCGATACCTGCAACGCCACCGCGCCCCGGGCGGCGCGCGAGGCGGGGGCTGCGTCGGCGGTCCGGGGCGGGCGAGGTGCGGTCACCGGCTTAGCCCAGCCAGCGCCGCATCTGCCGTTCGAACACCCCCCCAAAGAAGGTCAGCAGGTCGGTGCCCTGCGCGGGCGTGAATTGATGCGGGTCTTCGGCCCCGAGCGCGAGCAGACCGGGCAGGCGATCCTCGCCCAGATCCAGACGCAGCAGCGCCTCGGAGCGGATCCAGTTGCCGCGCTCGCCATAGACGGCCTCGCCCTCCGGGGTGGCCTGCCGCAGCGTGACGGGGCGGATCGGCTGGCGACCGCGCGGGCCGGTCAGATAGGCGTCGATGAAGCCGGGGCGCACCACGGCCAGCACATCGCCAAGCCGTTCGATGCTGCCGGGGTCTTCGGGATGGTCGGTTTCCAGAACCAGCCGGATCGAATCGACGCGCAGGATGGTCGCGACCTCGGTGCCCAGATTGCGCAGAAACGCCTCGAACCCGGTGGGGTCGAGCATGGCCAGAATCGCACGGTGCACCTGATTGGTCCCGGCAAGGTTGTCATACGCCGCCGCAATGACGGACCGATGCGTGTCCTCCAGCCGGTCCAGCCGGGCCTCCAGCCGTTCCATCGCAATCCCGCGCAGATCGACGATGTTGCCGCCCATCGCCTTTTCGTTGGCGGCGATCAGCGCGCGCATGATGCGATGGTCCTCCAGCACCAGATCGGGCTGGGCCAAGATCCGCGCGCGCAACGCGTCCTGTTCGGGATCGCTGCCCGCGGCGTCTTCCGCCTTGGGGGAGGGGCCTGCACTGTTCATCGGTGATCCTTTGCCGCCTGTGGCGCGTCTTGGTCTCGTCTGCTCGACGGTCGCGCCCGGATCTGCTGCCCGGATCACGACGACGCTTGGCCTGTTCTTTCGTGTGTCGCCAGTCTGTAGCCCCGCCGGGTGCCGGTGCCATCCTCGCTCAGTGGCGGAACGACAGGAGAACGGGGGTAGGTCCGTTTTGCCCAATTGCCCCCGCCCGCGTCCAGAGAATTATGGCGCGGACCGCGCGGAAACCCGTCATTTTCACCCAACCGGTGGCGCGCCCGCCACAACCTGTGCGCGTTTTCGCGGGCTTTTCCCCATATATGGGGGCGTTGGCGGCGGCAGCGCGGCTGTCGGGGCGGGTCGCAAGGCGGGTTCGGGGACGCGCGCGGTTGATGTCGCGCGGCACTGGGATAAAAGACAGGCCATGATTGCGTGCCCCCGATGCCATCCTTGCCCTGCAACCGGCCTTAGCCGCCCGGCCGTGCCGCCTCGCACGCCGTCCAAGGGCGTGTCATGAGCAGCGGTGATCTGTTTGGCGACGGCGGCACCGGCGATGACCGCGCGCCTGACCTGCTGCATCCCGGTATCCCCGACCGTGACGGGCTGTTCCCCGAAGGCGCGTTGGTCGGCGTGCTGACGACGCAGCCGCTCGACCGGCTGCTGGATTACAAATCCCCACCCGGCGGGTGCGCGCCCGGCGATCATGTCGAGGTGCCGCTCGGCCCGCGCAAGGTGCATGGCGTGGTCTGGGGGCCGGGGGCGGGTGGCTTCGACCCGGCGAAGGTGCGCGCGGTGTCGCGGGTGCTCGACATCACGCCGATGCGCGAGGAGATGCACCAGTTTCTGGGCCGCGCCGCCGATTACACGCTAACGCCGATGCCCGCGATGCTGCGGCTCGCCACCCGCGCGCCGGGGCTGACCGACGCGCCCGCCGCGCGCAAGATCTACCGCCCCGGCGCCACCCGCCCCGAGCGGATGACCGATGCGCGCCGCCGGGTGCTGGAGGTGCTCGACGATCATGGCGGGCTGGCCTTCACGCTGGGCGAACTGTCGGAGATGGCAGGCGTGACATCGTCGGTGGTGAAGGGGTTGGTCAAACTCGGCGCGGTGGCGGAGGAGGACGCGCCCCGCGATCTGCCCTATCCCCGGCTGGACCCCGGCCTGCCCGGTGTGGCGCTGAGCGCGGCGCAGGCGGCGGGCGCGGAAAGCCTGCGCCAAGCGATGCGCGCAGGCGGCTACGGCACCACGATGCTGAAGGGTGTCACCGGTTCCGGCAAGACCGAGGTCTATCTGGAGGCGGTCGCGGAATGTCTGGCGCAGGGGCGACAGGCGTTGGTGCTGCTGCCGGAGATCGCGCTGTCGGCGGAGTTCTTGACGCGGGTCGAGGCGCGGTTCGGCGCGCGGCCTGCCGAATGGCATAGCGGTGTGACCACGACCGAGCGGCGCCGCTGCTGGAAAATGGTCGCCGAAGGCGGCGCGCAATTGGTGGTCGGCGCGCGCTCCGCGCTGTTCCTGCCGTTCCGCGATCTGGGGCTGATCGTCGTCGATGAGGAGCATGACACCTCCTACAAGCAGGAGGACGGGGTGCTCTATAACGCCCGCGACATGGCGGTGCTGCGGGCGGCGTGTTGTTCGGCGCGGGTGATCCTTGCCTCCGCCACGCCGTCGCTGGAGACATGGGCCAATGCCGAGGCCGGGAAATACGACCGGGTCGAGCTTGGCGCGCGGTTCGGCCGGTCGGTCCTGCCGGACATGGACGCCATCGACATGCGGGACGAGGATCTGGCCGCCGGGCACTGGATTTCGCCCACGCTGGCAAGCGCGATTGGCGCGCGGATCGAGGCGGGCGAGCAATCGCTGCTGTTCCTCAATCGCCGGGGCTACGCGCCGGTGACGATCTGCCGGGCCTGCGGGCATCAGATCGGCTGCGATCATTGCGACGCGCGCATGGTCGAGCACCGGTTTCAAAAACGGCTGGTCTGTCATCAATGCGGCGAAAGCAAACCCGTCCCCGAAAAATGCCCCTCCTGCGATGTCGAGGGTAAGCTCGCCCCCGTCGGCCCCGGTGTGGAGCGCATGGCCGAGGAGGTGGCAGCGGCTTTCCCTGAGGCGCGGGTCGCGGTACTGTCCTCGGATTTGTTTAGCTCCGCCCGCGCGCTGAAGGAGACCATCGCCGCGATTGCCGCCGGGGGCGCCGACATCATCATCGGAACGCAACTGGTGGCCAAGGGGCATAACTTCCCGCTGTTGACGCTGGTGGGGGTGATCGATGCGGATCTGGGGCTGCAAGGGTCGGACCTGCGCGCTGCCGAGCGCACGTTTCAACTGATGCGGCAGGTCGCGGGCCGGGCGGGGCGGGCCGAACGCCCCGGTGCCGCGCTGTTGCAGACATTCCAGCCGGAACACCCGGTGATCCGGGCAATCCTCGGCGGTGATGAGGAAGCGTTCTGGCGCGCCGAGGCCGAAACCCGGCGTCAGGCCGGTGTGCCGCCCTATGGCCGGATGGCGGGGATCATCCTTAGTTCCCCCGATGTGCAGGAGGTGTTCGATCTGGGCGCGGCAATGGCGCGACAGGACGGGCCGCTGCGCCGGATCGGCGCGCAAGTGTTCGGTCCCGCGCCCGCGCCCATCGCCCGTATCCGAGGCCGCCACCGCGTGCGATTGCTGGTCAAAGCCGAAAAGCAGGCGCCGTTGCAGGCCGCGCTCGCCGAATGGATCGCTCAGTTCCGGCGCGGGGCGAACCTGCGGCTGGCAGTGGATATCGATCCGCAAAGCTTCTTCTGACGGCGCGGGCCGGGGCGGGGATTGCGGCGAGAGTATTTCAGGCAAATCTAAGCGGGGCGCGCAAAACGGGCTTCCGTAGACATATGTTTCCGGCATAGATCAGAGGCATGAGAACCTTGCCCCTTGCCGAGGCCCGGCATCTGCCGGTCTGGCGCCGCCCCACGACGTTGTTGTTCCTGATGGCTGCCGGCATGCCGGTGGCCTTTGCCACATGGTCGGCGCTGCTCAATAACTTCGTGATCGAGGTGGCCGGGTTCGACGGCTCCGACATCGGCTGGCTGCACACGGTGCGCGAAATTCCGGGCTTTCTCGCGATTGGTGTGATCGCTCTGCTGATGTTCATCCGCGAACAGGTGCTGGGGCTGATGGCGCTGCTGCTGCTGGGTGTCGCGACCGCGATTACCGCGTGGTTCCCCTCGCTGGGCGGAATCCTGACGATCACCATGCTCAGTTCGATCGGGTTCCATTACTACGAGACGGTGAACCAGTCGCTGCAATTGCAATGGATCGACCGGGCGCGCGCGCCGCAAATGCTGGGCTGGTTGCTGGCCGCAGGCTCGGCGGCGACGCTGGCGGCCTATGTCCTGATCGTGCTGACATGGGATGCGTTGGAGCTGAGCTACAATACCGTCTATCTGGCCTCCGGCGGGGTCACGGCGCTGATCGCGGTCGCCTGTTTCCTGCTGTTCCCGCAATTCGAGGCGCCCAACCCGCAGGTCAAGAAATTCATCCTGCGGCGGCGCTACTGGCTGTATTACGCGCTGCAATTCATGGCTGGCGCGCGGCGGCAGATCTTTGTGGTCTTTGCCGGGTTCATGATGGTCGAGCGGTTCGGCTTCGACGTGCATCAGGTCACGGCGCTGTTTTTGATCAACCTGATCGCCAATATCATCATCGCCCCGCTGCTGGGCCGGGCCGTGGCGATCTGGGGCGAACAGCGCACACTGATCTTTGAATACGCCGGGCTGATCTGTGTGTTTCTTGCCTATGGTGGGGTTTATTGGTTCGGTTGGGGCGTGCTGCTGGCCTCGGCGCTCTATGTGATCGATCACATCTTTTTCGGGCTGGCTTTGGCGCTGAAAACCTATTTCCAGAAGATCGCCGATCCCGGTGACATCGCGCCCACTGCCGCAGTGGCGTTCACCATCAACCACATCGCAGCGGTGTTTCTGCCCGCGTTGCTGGGTTATTTGTGGCTGACCTCGCCGGCGGCGGTGTTTCTGCTGGCCGCAGGCATGGCGGCCACGTCGCTGGGGTTGGCGCTGCTGATCCCGCGCCACCCGGTTCCGGGCCATGAAACCCGCCTGAGCCGTCTGCTGCCTGCCCCGGCGGAGTAAGGCCGGACCGGAGGTCACCTGTAGGAAATCCTCGGCCGCCACCCTATATCGGGGGCAAGCAAAGGAGGGTTCCTGATGTTCCTGTTTCAACGCAAGCCGACCGACCCCGTGACCGCCGAAACCGCGCTGCCCGGCCGCGCGGAGGCGATCCCCACCGCCGACACTCATTTCGTGCTCGACCGTCCCCTGACCCGCGACGTGCCGCCGGGCATGGAAGTGGTGATTTTCGGCATGGGATGTTTCTGGGGGGTGGAGCGCCTGTTTTGGCAGATCGAAGGCGTCTACCTGACGATGGTGGGCTACGCTGCGGGCTGCACGCCGAACCCGACCTATAACGAGGTCTGTTCCGGCATGACCCATCACAACGAAGTGGTGCGCGTCGTCTATGACCCGCTGGTCGTATCGTTCGAGGCGCTGCTGAAGGTGTTCTGGGAAGGCCACGACCCGACCCAAGGCATGCGTCAGGGCAACGATGTCGGCACGCAGTATCGGTCCGGCATCTACTACACGACCGACGCGCAGAAGGCCGCCGCACTGGCCAGTCGCGATGCGTTCCAGCCGCATCTGACCGCCGCCGGGCGCGACGAGATCAGCACCGAGATCCTGCCCGCGCCCGAGTTCTATTTCGCCGAGGATTATCACCAGCAATATCTGGCCAAAAATCCGGGCGGCTATTGCGGGCTGGGCGGCACAGGCGTGACCTGTCCCATCGGCACGGGCGTAAGCTCCGGCTCCGGCGCGGCCTGATCGCGACGGCGCGGGGGCAGGCGGCGGCGAT
This window contains:
- a CDS encoding tyrosine recombinase XerC → MRDALDRWLTQRRALDNAAEATVTAYRADLLGFLAFLVGHLGEGLGPAAMGRLSTSDMRAWMAHERARGVQARSLARQLSAVKGFVAWLADRDGFDATPVLTTRAPRFQRRLPRPLARDAARAMIDTVEVQSQTSWIGARDAAVVTVLYGCGLRISEALGLNGDASPLPDVLRITGKGGRERVVPVIGPARDAVAAYVALAPFEMTADEPLFRGTRGGRLNPRAIAKVMENARMQLGLPATATPHAMRHSFATHLLEAGGDLRAIQELLGHASLATTQGYTSVDTARLMEVYDNAHPLARRGKD
- a CDS encoding DUF484 family protein, whose translation is MNSAGPSPKAEDAAGSDPEQDALRARILAQPDLVLEDHRIMRALIAANEKAMGGNIVDLRGIAMERLEARLDRLEDTHRSVIAAAYDNLAGTNQVHRAILAMLDPTGFEAFLRNLGTEVATILRVDSIRLVLETDHPEDPGSIERLGDVLAVVRPGFIDAYLTGPRGRQPIRPVTLRQATPEGEAVYGERGNWIRSEALLRLDLGEDRLPGLLALGAEDPHQFTPAQGTDLLTFFGGVFERQMRRWLG
- a CDS encoding MFS transporter, with product MRTLPLAEARHLPVWRRPTTLLFLMAAGMPVAFATWSALLNNFVIEVAGFDGSDIGWLHTVREIPGFLAIGVIALLMFIREQVLGLMALLLLGVATAITAWFPSLGGILTITMLSSIGFHYYETVNQSLQLQWIDRARAPQMLGWLLAAGSAATLAAYVLIVLTWDALELSYNTVYLASGGVTALIAVACFLLFPQFEAPNPQVKKFILRRRYWLYYALQFMAGARRQIFVVFAGFMMVERFGFDVHQVTALFLINLIANIIIAPLLGRAVAIWGEQRTLIFEYAGLICVFLAYGGVYWFGWGVLLASALYVIDHIFFGLALALKTYFQKIADPGDIAPTAAVAFTINHIAAVFLPALLGYLWLTSPAAVFLLAAGMAATSLGLALLIPRHPVPGHETRLSRLLPAPAE
- a CDS encoding primosomal protein N', whose amino-acid sequence is MSSGDLFGDGGTGDDRAPDLLHPGIPDRDGLFPEGALVGVLTTQPLDRLLDYKSPPGGCAPGDHVEVPLGPRKVHGVVWGPGAGGFDPAKVRAVSRVLDITPMREEMHQFLGRAADYTLTPMPAMLRLATRAPGLTDAPAARKIYRPGATRPERMTDARRRVLEVLDDHGGLAFTLGELSEMAGVTSSVVKGLVKLGAVAEEDAPRDLPYPRLDPGLPGVALSAAQAAGAESLRQAMRAGGYGTTMLKGVTGSGKTEVYLEAVAECLAQGRQALVLLPEIALSAEFLTRVEARFGARPAEWHSGVTTTERRRCWKMVAEGGAQLVVGARSALFLPFRDLGLIVVDEEHDTSYKQEDGVLYNARDMAVLRAACCSARVILASATPSLETWANAEAGKYDRVELGARFGRSVLPDMDAIDMRDEDLAAGHWISPTLASAIGARIEAGEQSLLFLNRRGYAPVTICRACGHQIGCDHCDARMVEHRFQKRLVCHQCGESKPVPEKCPSCDVEGKLAPVGPGVERMAEEVAAAFPEARVAVLSSDLFSSARALKETIAAIAAGGADIIIGTQLVAKGHNFPLLTLVGVIDADLGLQGSDLRAAERTFQLMRQVAGRAGRAERPGAALLQTFQPEHPVIRAILGGDEEAFWRAEAETRRQAGVPPYGRMAGIILSSPDVQEVFDLGAAMARQDGPLRRIGAQVFGPAPAPIARIRGRHRVRLLVKAEKQAPLQAALAEWIAQFRRGANLRLAVDIDPQSFF
- the msrA gene encoding peptide-methionine (S)-S-oxide reductase MsrA, with the protein product MFLFQRKPTDPVTAETALPGRAEAIPTADTHFVLDRPLTRDVPPGMEVVIFGMGCFWGVERLFWQIEGVYLTMVGYAAGCTPNPTYNEVCSGMTHHNEVVRVVYDPLVVSFEALLKVFWEGHDPTQGMRQGNDVGTQYRSGIYYTTDAQKAAALASRDAFQPHLTAAGRDEISTEILPAPEFYFAEDYHQQYLAKNPGGYCGLGGTGVTCPIGTGVSSGSGAA